The genomic interval TACTTCCCGTTCGATCCGCGCCTTGACCTTGCCGAACACCAGACCTCCCGAAACCCGGCCCCGCGAGGCGGACGTCAGCGAGGCAGGAACCCCACCCGGTCGTACACCTGCGCCAGGGTATTGCCGGCGATTTCCCGAGCGCGCTCGGCACCGGCGCCGAGAATACGGTCGAGTTCGCCCTGGTCGTCCAGATACTCTTGCACTTTCGTCTGCAACGGCGTGACGAATTCGACCAGCGCGTCGGCCACATCGCCCTTGAGATCGCCATACCCCTTGCCGGAGTAATCATTCTCCAACGTCACGATGGGGCTGCCGGTCAGCGACGACAGAATAACGAGCAGATTGCTGATACCGGGCTTGGTCTCCGGGTCGTAGCGGATCTCGCGTTCGGTGTCGGTGACCGCGGAGCGAATCTTCTTCGCTGAGATCTTCGGATCGTCGAGCAGGTTGAGCAGCCCGGCGTCGGTGGCGGCCGACTTGCTCATCTTCGATGTCGGATCCTGCAGGTCGTAGATCTTCGCGGTGCCGGAGACGATGTGCGCCTCGGGGACGACGAATGTCTTCTTGAACCGGGTGTTGAACCGCTGGGCCAGGTTGCGGGTCAGCTCCAGGTGCTGGCGCTGATCCTCGCCGACGGGCACCTGATGCGCCCGGTACAGCAGGATATCGGCGGCCATCAGGACCGGATAGGTGAACAGGCCGACGGTGGCGTTCTCCGCACCCTGCCGCGCCGACTTGTCCTTGAACTGCGTCATCCGGCTGGCCTCGCCGAAGCCGGTGATGCAGTTCAGCACCCAGGTCAGCTCGGCGTGCTCGGGTACCTGGCTCTGCACGAACAGCGTGGACCGCTTCGGGTCGATGCCCAGCGCCAGCAGTTGGGCAGCGGCTCGCTTGGTGCGGTTGCGCAGTTGCTTGGGGTCCTGCGACACGGTGATCGCGTGCATGTCCGGGATGAAGTAGAGGGCGTCGTAGTCGTCCTGCAGCGTCACCCAATATTGCAGTGCGCCAAGGTAGTTGCCGAGGTGGAAGGAATCGCTGGTCGGCTGGATGCCGGACAGGACACGCTGTTTGCGCTCACCGGGT from Nocardia wallacei carries:
- the trpS gene encoding tryptophan--tRNA ligase, yielding MSSPAAPGERKQRVLSGIQPTSDSFHLGNYLGALQYWVTLQDDYDALYFIPDMHAITVSQDPKQLRNRTKRAAAQLLALGIDPKRSTLFVQSQVPEHAELTWVLNCITGFGEASRMTQFKDKSARQGAENATVGLFTYPVLMAADILLYRAHQVPVGEDQRQHLELTRNLAQRFNTRFKKTFVVPEAHIVSGTAKIYDLQDPTSKMSKSAATDAGLLNLLDDPKISAKKIRSAVTDTEREIRYDPETKPGISNLLVILSSLTGSPIVTLENDYSGKGYGDLKGDVADALVEFVTPLQTKVQEYLDDQGELDRILGAGAERAREIAGNTLAQVYDRVGFLPR